Genomic window (Dyadobacter fanqingshengii):
AACATCCGACGATCAGCATCCGCTTTTGGTGGAGCATCAGGCCACCGATTATAGCGGAAAGGCGTGGGCCAATGAAGTCGCGAAGCGCGGCTATGTGGTGATGGTGCATGACGCATTTACATTTGGCAGCAGGCGCGTCAGGTTTGAAGATGTCCAGGGACTGAATTGGGGTGAGGTAGATACGGCCGGCAAATCGGATCAGGATCCTGAGAAAAAGGAAAACATTGACGCCTATAATGAATGGTCAAGTGCGCATGAGCATGTGATGTCGAAGTCACTTTTCAGTGCAGGAACAACGTGGCCGGGAGTTTTTCTGGCCGAGGATCAGGTCGCGCTGGATATCCTGGAACAGCGTAAGGACGTGGATCCGCAACGTATAGGGTGTGGCGGATTATCCGGCGGGGGCTTGCGAACCGTTTATTTGGGCGGAATGGATCCGCGTGTGAAATGTGCAGTATGCGTCGGTTTCATGACGACCTGGACGGATCTGGTTTTAAACAAATCGGTAACCCACACCTGGATGACTTATACGCCGCTTTTACCAAAGTATTTAGAATTTCCAGAAATCCTTGGATTGCGAGTGCCACTGCCAACATTAGTTCAAAACAACAATCAGGACGAGCTTTACACACTTCCCGAGATGAAAAAGGCGGATCAGGTTTTGGGTGATGTTTATAAAAAAGCAGGCGCGCAGGATAAATATCTGGCCAAATTCTACGACGGCGAACACAAGTTTGACGCCGCTATGCAAAAAGACGCATTCGAATGGTTTGATAAGTGGCTCAAATAGTCGAAAACATTCAAAAATCTCGCACCGTTATCATTACATATGAAATCGCAAAAATTGTTTACATTTACGGGCACGTGCCCGTAACCAAAATGTTTCAACTATGGCAGCTCCATCCACTTCCCGCAGACAATTTATTTCAACAGGATTAACCGCAGCAGCAGGCTTGTCGGTCATCGCCAATCCGCTTTTCGCAGCGCGACCAAAAGCTGCGGATAAAATTCGTCTGGGCATTATAGGAACAGGTTCGCGGGGAGCTGGCTTATGCACATTGATCAGGGAAATGCCCGAAATCGCGCTCGTTGCATGCTGCGACACCATTCCTGAAAACCTGCAGAAAGGGTTGAGCCTGGCAGAAAAAGGAGCCAAAGGTTACTCCGATTATCGCAAGTTGCTTGAAGACAAAACCCTGGACGCGGTGATCATTGCCACGCCACTTTATTTGCATTATCCCATGGCTGTTGCCGCCATACAAGCTGGAAAGCACATTTATCTGGAAAAATCAATGACTTACGACATTCCGCAGGCGATTGATCTGGTCAAAAAGGTGCGGGATTCGAAACTGGTTTTTCAAATTGGCTATCAGTATCGCTATTATGGTTTGTATCACCGGGTGAAGGAAATTATAAAGGAAAACTGGCTGGGGAAAATCACGCATTTTGAATGTCAGTATAACCGCAATTCCAACTGGCGTTTTCCGGTAAAAGATCCGAAAATGGAGCGTCAGATCAACTGGAGAATGTATCGCGAATATTGCGGCGGCCCGCTTTCGGAGCTTTGCGCGCATGAAATTGATGTGGTAAATTATCTGGTAGACAGCCATCCAACGAAAGTGGTTGGTCTCGGTAGCATTAATTATTGGAAAGATGGCCGCGATACTTACGATAACATCAGAACTATTTACGATTATCCAGGCGGCGTGAAAGCCAGCGTCACATCCGTGCTTTCCAATGCTTATAATGGTTACAGTATCAGGATTTTAGGTGATAAGGCAACCGTGGAAATCCTGCGTGACAAAGCCTACATCTACGCTGAATCCACCAACAATGCCAAAGGGACCGTGGACGGCGTTACAGGCGCAACATTGGCCGTGACCACGCAGGGAAAAGGCGTGGAAGTGGCTTATGGAAAACCCGGCGAGGAAAGTCTCGAACCGACGGTTTACGCGTTGCAGGATTTTATAGCATGCATTAAGGACAAAAAACGACCCATTTCCAACGTCGAAACCGGCCGTGACGGCTCCATAGCGATCCATATGGGCAATGCAGCGGCGGATACGGAAACTGTGCAGATCTGGAAGCCCGAATATTCCGTCTGAGCATGCGGCCATTGCGCTATAAAAACATTTTGCTTGCAGGCTTGGCCATTCTTACAAATCACAGCCCGATGCTCTTTAAAAAACCCTCCCGGTAATTTTGTCCTATCGGGATTTCTGTTCCGTTGATAAACACGCGATTTCCTTCAATATGGCTGATTTTGGCCTTATTAATGATGAAAGAACGGTGAATGCGGGGAAACAATGTTGCCGGCATAAGCTCTTCAAAGCTCGAAAAGGTCATGGCTGGCAAAAGTGTATGTTGGGCCGTGACGATTTTGGTATAATTTCCATTGGCTTCGGCATATAGCAGCTCGTCGTGTTGAATTTTGTAAATCTTGTCGCCGGCTTTGATGAAAATATAATCGGTTGTTTTATCATGATACGCCTCTGCGGCCGGCCTGGGCGGCTCCTGCAAATGTTCCAGCGCCTTATCCACGGCAATGATGAAGCGTTCCAGCGAAAATGGTTTGAGTAAATAATCACAAGCCGCTAAGTCGAAAGCATCTACGGCGTGCTCTTTATAAGCGGTTGTAAAAATGACTTCCGGTGGTTTTTTAAGCGTTTTCAGGAATGCGATCCCGTCCATAACCGGCATATTAATGTCCAGAAACAGGATATCCACTTTTTGCTGCTGCATAACCGCTTTCGCCTGCAATGCATTGCCGCATAAGCCCACCACTTCCAGATTGTCCAGATGCCCGCAATAGGTTTTCAGGATATCCCGCGCAATGGGTTCGTCGTCAACAATGAGGCAATTGAATTTTTGCATGAATTGATTTCCTAAGAATACATTTTACCTGGTTTTTAACCTCAAAACAACCTGATAAACAGTCTCTTCGTTTTTGATAGCGAGTTCATGTTCATGGGGATAAAGCAATTCCAGTCGCTTATTTACGCTTGCAAGCCCGAATCCGCTGTGCTTTTCCACAACAGATATCTTTTTTTCGCGCTTATCATGGGAGTTCCTAATAGAGAAAAGGATCAAATCTTCCCATGTTTTTAATTCAATGGAAATGTAGATCTTTTCGTCAGCCGTATTTTTCGAATGCTTGAATGCATTTTCAATAAAAACGATTAGTAGCATAGGGGCGATCTTCATGTCCGAACTGGTAATTTCCTCAAAATTTGTTGTCAGGACGAGCCTGTCGCCAATCCGGATCTTTTCGAATTCAATGTAATTATGAATGTAGATGAGCTCGTCTTTTAGCGGAACAAACACCTCATTGGCTTCATAAACAGAATATCTGAGTAGGTCCGAAAGCTTCAAAAGCAGCGGTGGA
Coding sequences:
- a CDS encoding Gfo/Idh/MocA family protein — translated: MAAPSTSRRQFISTGLTAAAGLSVIANPLFAARPKAADKIRLGIIGTGSRGAGLCTLIREMPEIALVACCDTIPENLQKGLSLAEKGAKGYSDYRKLLEDKTLDAVIIATPLYLHYPMAVAAIQAGKHIYLEKSMTYDIPQAIDLVKKVRDSKLVFQIGYQYRYYGLYHRVKEIIKENWLGKITHFECQYNRNSNWRFPVKDPKMERQINWRMYREYCGGPLSELCAHEIDVVNYLVDSHPTKVVGLGSINYWKDGRDTYDNIRTIYDYPGGVKASVTSVLSNAYNGYSIRILGDKATVEILRDKAYIYAESTNNAKGTVDGVTGATLAVTTQGKGVEVAYGKPGEESLEPTVYALQDFIACIKDKKRPISNVETGRDGSIAIHMGNAAADTETVQIWKPEYSV
- a CDS encoding alpha/beta hydrolase family protein, which produces MKPEDPEENNDRREFLKTSLTAMAIPFSFNVDAISNFIPMENMVSENAQLPDKSIIGDYGSWAASLLKPVPPLSFRDTKWKDLTAWKKEAYAKAQELIASPPKSPLPKVTVNKKYIYDGLEIEEISWQLPYGHKTQAVVLKPQGATKPLPAILGLHDHAGKKYFGYRKIVKTSDDQHPLLVEHQATDYSGKAWANEVAKRGYVVMVHDAFTFGSRRVRFEDVQGLNWGEVDTAGKSDQDPEKKENIDAYNEWSSAHEHVMSKSLFSAGTTWPGVFLAEDQVALDILEQRKDVDPQRIGCGGLSGGGLRTVYLGGMDPRVKCAVCVGFMTTWTDLVLNKSVTHTWMTYTPLLPKYLEFPEILGLRVPLPTLVQNNNQDELYTLPEMKKADQVLGDVYKKAGAQDKYLAKFYDGEHKFDAAMQKDAFEWFDKWLK
- a CDS encoding LytR/AlgR family response regulator transcription factor, with the translated sequence MQKFNCLIVDDEPIARDILKTYCGHLDNLEVVGLCGNALQAKAVMQQQKVDILFLDINMPVMDGIAFLKTLKKPPEVIFTTAYKEHAVDAFDLAACDYLLKPFSLERFIIAVDKALEHLQEPPRPAAEAYHDKTTDYIFIKAGDKIYKIQHDELLYAEANGNYTKIVTAQHTLLPAMTFSSFEELMPATLFPRIHRSFIINKAKISHIEGNRVFINGTEIPIGQNYREGFLKSIGL